The Streptomyces sp. NL15-2K genome contains a region encoding:
- a CDS encoding glycosyltransferase, giving the protein MSRTTSMPGATGTSTAYAVVIPTLVRDTLADCLAALAAATGPKPEQIVLVDDRPDPDPGPLEHPLSVLGDLRDRTTVVRGGGRGPAAARNAGLRAVASPWVAFLDDDVQVGPHWCEQLAQDLADTTPDTAGVQGVIAVPLPGERRPTDWERNTAGLAQARWITADMAYRTDALRQVGGFDERFRRAFREDADLALRVLDAGWRVRQGRRTTRHPVRPASRWVSLRAQRGNADDALMRHLHGPDWWQKAVAPRGRLRTHLAITATGAAACALAALGRHRAATVAALGWAAGTGEFARSRIVPGPRTRYEVTTMLATSALIPPMATWHWLSGLWRYRNAPAWREVAP; this is encoded by the coding sequence ATGAGCCGCACGACCAGCATGCCCGGGGCGACCGGCACGAGTACGGCCTACGCCGTGGTGATCCCGACCCTCGTGCGCGACACCCTCGCCGACTGCCTCGCCGCCCTCGCCGCCGCGACCGGGCCGAAGCCGGAGCAGATCGTCCTCGTCGACGACCGGCCCGATCCGGATCCCGGCCCGCTGGAACACCCGCTCAGCGTGCTGGGCGACCTGCGCGACCGCACGACCGTGGTCCGGGGCGGCGGACGCGGGCCCGCCGCCGCCCGCAACGCCGGCCTGCGCGCGGTCGCCTCGCCCTGGGTCGCCTTCCTCGACGACGACGTCCAGGTCGGCCCGCACTGGTGCGAGCAGCTGGCGCAGGACCTCGCCGACACGACCCCCGACACCGCGGGCGTCCAGGGCGTGATCGCCGTACCGCTGCCCGGCGAGCGCCGCCCCACCGACTGGGAACGCAACACCGCCGGTCTCGCGCAGGCCCGCTGGATCACCGCCGACATGGCCTACCGCACCGACGCGCTGAGGCAGGTCGGCGGCTTCGACGAACGCTTCCGGCGCGCCTTCCGCGAGGACGCCGACCTCGCCCTGCGCGTCCTCGACGCCGGCTGGCGCGTCCGGCAGGGCCGCCGCACCACCCGGCATCCCGTGCGCCCCGCCTCGCGCTGGGTGTCCCTGCGCGCCCAGCGGGGCAACGCCGACGACGCCCTCATGCGGCACCTGCACGGCCCCGACTGGTGGCAGAAGGCGGTCGCCCCGCGCGGCCGGCTGCGGACCCACCTCGCGATCACCGCGACCGGTGCCGCGGCTTGCGCGCTGGCGGCCCTCGGCCGCCACAGGGCCGCGACGGTCGCCGCGCTCGGCTGGGCCGCCGGCACCGGCGAGTTCGCCCGGTCGCGCATCGTCCCCGGGCCGCGCACCCGGTACGAGGTGACCACCATGCTCGCGACCAGCGCGCTCATCCCGCCCATGGCCACCTGGCACTGGCTCAGCGGCCTGTGGCGATACCGGAACGCCCCCGCATGGCGGGAGGTGGCGCCGTGA
- a CDS encoding HAD family hydrolase has protein sequence MSRVKAVLFDRDGTLVEDVPYNADPDRVRPVAGAREALGLLRERGIRTGVVTNQSGIGRGLLTDADVRRVNHRVDELLGPFDVWAVCPHGPDDGCHCRKPQPGLILWAAGRVCAAPSDCVVVGDIGADVEAARRAGAHGILVPTPETRPEETADADHVAKDLTTAVRAVLNGPPRGRVLADERPIEAAYDTGYETAYDTGHDTAYDTGGGRE, from the coding sequence GTGAGCCGCGTCAAGGCCGTGCTGTTCGACCGCGACGGCACCCTCGTCGAGGACGTGCCCTACAACGCCGACCCCGACCGCGTCCGCCCCGTCGCCGGGGCCCGCGAGGCGCTCGGCCTGCTGCGGGAGCGGGGCATCCGCACCGGCGTCGTCACCAACCAGTCCGGCATCGGGCGCGGACTGCTCACCGACGCCGACGTGCGCCGCGTCAACCACCGCGTCGACGAACTCCTCGGCCCCTTCGACGTCTGGGCCGTCTGCCCGCACGGCCCCGACGACGGCTGCCACTGCCGCAAACCCCAACCGGGCCTGATCCTGTGGGCGGCCGGACGCGTCTGCGCCGCGCCGTCGGACTGCGTCGTCGTCGGCGACATCGGCGCGGACGTCGAGGCCGCACGCCGGGCGGGCGCCCACGGGATCCTCGTCCCGACGCCCGAGACCCGGCCGGAGGAGACGGCGGACGCCGACCACGTGGCCAAGGACCTGACGACCGCCGTGCGCGCCGTGCTGAACGGACCGCCGCGGGGCCGGGTCCTGGCCGACGAGCGGCCCATCGAGGCCGCCTACGACACCGGCTACGAGACCGCCTACGACACCGGCCACGACACCGCCTACGACACCGGTGGAGGGCGGGAATGA
- a CDS encoding glycosyltransferase family 9 protein: MKALVSRLDSFGDVLLAGPAVRAVAARADTVTLLCGPRGAPAARLLPGVDDLLVWDAPWVGFEPPPVGRGEVEQLIDTIDADTALILTSFHQSPLPAALLLRLAGVEHIAADSEDYPGSLLDVRHHRAPHAHEAQAMLDLAEAAGFPAVDDGRLSVLPPPRTTALTGPGPYVVLHPGASVPARAWSAERSAEAVRELAAAGHRVVVTGGPDERDLTAHVAGEHGLDLGGRTGAAELAGVLAGADAVVTGNTAPAHLAAAVDTPVVSLFAPVVPAERWRPYGVPYVLLGDQRAPCADSRARECPVPGHPCLQSVTAHDVVAAVEKLVAKVADVAEEAEEAEA, translated from the coding sequence ATGAAAGCCCTCGTCAGCCGCCTCGACAGCTTCGGTGACGTCCTGCTCGCCGGGCCCGCCGTCCGCGCCGTCGCCGCCCGGGCCGACACCGTCACCCTGCTGTGCGGGCCGCGCGGCGCGCCCGCCGCCCGGCTGCTGCCGGGCGTGGACGACCTCCTCGTCTGGGACGCGCCCTGGGTGGGCTTCGAGCCGCCGCCCGTCGGCCGCGGCGAGGTCGAGCAGCTCATCGACACCATCGACGCCGACACGGCCCTGATCCTGACCTCCTTCCACCAGTCCCCGCTGCCCGCCGCCCTGCTGCTGCGCCTGGCCGGGGTGGAGCACATCGCCGCGGACAGCGAGGACTACCCCGGCTCGCTGCTCGACGTCCGTCACCACCGCGCCCCGCACGCCCACGAGGCGCAGGCCATGCTCGACCTCGCCGAGGCCGCGGGCTTCCCAGCGGTCGACGACGGGCGGCTGAGCGTGCTTCCGCCGCCCCGCACCACGGCGCTGACCGGCCCGGGGCCGTACGTCGTGCTGCATCCAGGCGCCAGCGTCCCGGCCCGCGCCTGGAGCGCCGAGCGCAGTGCCGAAGCCGTGCGCGAACTGGCCGCCGCCGGGCACCGCGTCGTGGTGACCGGCGGCCCGGACGAACGGGACCTGACCGCGCACGTCGCCGGTGAGCACGGCCTCGACCTCGGCGGCCGTACCGGCGCCGCGGAGCTGGCCGGCGTCCTCGCCGGGGCCGACGCCGTCGTCACCGGCAACACCGCCCCGGCGCACCTCGCCGCCGCCGTGGACACCCCGGTCGTCTCCCTCTTCGCCCCGGTCGTGCCCGCCGAGCGCTGGCGGCCGTACGGCGTCCCCTACGTGCTGCTCGGCGACCAGCGGGCGCCCTGCGCGGACAGCAGGGCCCGGGAGTGCCCCGTACCCGGGCATCCGTGCCTGCAGTCGGTGACCGCGCACGACGTGGTGGCCGCCGTGGAGAAGCTCGTCGCGAAGGTGGCGGACGTGGCGGAGGAGGCGGAGGAGGCGGAGGCATGA
- a CDS encoding glycosyltransferase, with the protein MRILLWHVHGSWTTAFVQGPHTYLVPVTPDRGPDGLGRARTFDWPDSVVEVPPERLRETDIDVVVLQRPHELALVDRWLGRRPPLVYLEHNAPHGDVPDTRHPAADIPGVTLVHVTHFNRLMWDAGATPTTVVEHGIVDPGQGWTGELERAAVVVNEPVRRGRTTGTDLLPAFADAAPLDVFGMGTEGLAGHLGLSPDRCRTHELAQRDLHAAMARRRVYVHPVRWTSLGLSLLEAMHLGMPVVAPATTEVTEAVPVGAGVVSNRIDVLTDAVRDFMTDPLHARMIGEGARAAALARYGLSRFLADWERLLKEVTR; encoded by the coding sequence ATGAGGATCCTGCTCTGGCACGTGCACGGGTCGTGGACCACGGCCTTCGTGCAGGGCCCGCACACCTACCTCGTCCCCGTCACCCCGGACCGCGGACCCGACGGACTGGGCCGCGCCCGTACGTTCGACTGGCCCGACTCCGTCGTCGAGGTCCCGCCGGAGCGGCTGCGGGAGACGGACATCGACGTCGTCGTGCTGCAACGCCCGCACGAACTCGCCCTCGTCGACCGGTGGCTGGGCCGCCGCCCGCCCCTGGTGTACCTGGAGCACAACGCCCCGCACGGCGACGTGCCCGACACCCGCCACCCGGCCGCCGACATCCCCGGCGTCACCCTCGTCCACGTCACCCACTTCAACCGGCTGATGTGGGACGCGGGCGCCACCCCGACCACCGTCGTCGAGCACGGGATCGTCGACCCCGGGCAGGGGTGGACCGGCGAACTGGAGCGCGCGGCCGTCGTGGTCAACGAGCCCGTGCGGCGCGGCCGTACCACCGGAACCGACCTGCTGCCGGCGTTCGCCGACGCGGCCCCGCTGGACGTCTTCGGCATGGGCACCGAGGGCCTCGCCGGACATCTCGGCCTCTCGCCCGACCGCTGCCGCACTCACGAACTCGCCCAGCGCGACCTGCACGCGGCGATGGCGCGGCGGCGCGTCTACGTCCACCCCGTCCGCTGGACCTCCCTCGGACTGTCCCTGCTGGAGGCGATGCACCTGGGCATGCCCGTGGTCGCGCCGGCGACCACCGAGGTGACCGAGGCCGTGCCCGTCGGCGCCGGAGTGGTCTCCAACCGAATCGACGTACTGACCGATGCTGTACGGGACTTCATGACGGACCCCCTGCACGCTCGCATGATCGGCGAGGGGGCGCGTGCGGCGGCGCTCGCCCGCTACGGGCTGTCCCGCTTCCTGGCCGACTGGGAACGGCTGCTGAAGGAGGTGACCCGATGA
- a CDS encoding glycosyltransferase, which yields MRIAMVSEHASPLAALGGVDAGGQNVYVARLTEELARRGHDVTVYTRRDSTDLPDRVPLPGGAVVEHVPAGPPEAVPKDELFPYMPGFGAHLARAWNHERSDIVHAHFWMSGMASRIGAHAHGIPVVQTFHALGTVKRRHQGRRDTSPFERIGIERQIGLGCERVLATCTDEVHELAEMGVPPRQVSVVPCGVDVEHFHPGADPGAAPARKHRYRLLACGRLVRRKGYDQAIRALARIPDAELLVAGGPAPGLLETDPEAQRLRRLARRTGVSDRVRMLGAVAPADMPALMRGADLVLCTPVYEPFGIVPLEAMACAVPVVATDVGGHRDTVADGDTGRLVPPGDSGAIAAAACDLLAEEGTRRRYGTAGRARVLARFTWQRVADGTEQVYRRVAVRHELPREVA from the coding sequence ATGAGGATCGCCATGGTGTCCGAGCACGCGAGCCCGCTCGCCGCGCTCGGCGGTGTCGACGCCGGGGGCCAGAACGTGTACGTGGCCCGCCTCACCGAGGAGTTGGCCCGCCGCGGCCACGACGTCACGGTCTACACCCGCCGTGACTCCACCGACCTGCCCGACCGGGTGCCGCTGCCCGGCGGCGCCGTCGTGGAGCACGTGCCGGCCGGACCGCCCGAGGCCGTCCCCAAGGACGAACTCTTCCCCTACATGCCCGGGTTCGGCGCCCACCTCGCGCGCGCCTGGAACCACGAGCGGTCCGATATCGTGCACGCCCACTTCTGGATGTCCGGCATGGCCTCCCGGATCGGTGCGCACGCCCACGGCATCCCGGTCGTGCAGACCTTCCACGCCCTGGGCACCGTCAAGCGGCGCCACCAGGGCCGGCGGGACACCAGCCCGTTCGAGCGCATCGGCATCGAGCGGCAGATCGGCCTCGGCTGCGAGCGGGTCCTTGCGACCTGCACCGACGAGGTGCACGAGCTGGCCGAGATGGGAGTGCCCCCGCGGCAGGTGTCCGTCGTGCCCTGCGGAGTGGACGTCGAGCACTTCCACCCCGGCGCGGATCCCGGCGCCGCCCCCGCCCGCAAACACCGGTACCGGCTGCTCGCCTGCGGACGGCTGGTCCGCCGCAAGGGCTACGACCAGGCGATCCGCGCACTGGCCCGGATCCCGGACGCCGAACTCCTCGTCGCCGGCGGCCCCGCCCCCGGCCTGCTGGAGACCGACCCCGAGGCGCAACGGCTGCGGCGGCTCGCCCGGCGCACCGGCGTGAGCGACCGGGTACGGATGCTCGGCGCGGTCGCCCCGGCCGACATGCCCGCACTGATGCGCGGCGCCGACCTCGTCCTGTGCACGCCGGTGTACGAACCGTTCGGCATCGTGCCGCTGGAGGCGATGGCGTGCGCCGTCCCCGTCGTCGCCACCGACGTCGGCGGGCACCGGGACACGGTCGCCGACGGCGACACCGGCCGGCTGGTACCCCCCGGCGACTCCGGGGCGATCGCCGCCGCCGCGTGCGACCTGCTCGCCGAGGAAGGCACCCGCCGCCGCTACGGCACGGCGGGCCGCGCCCGCGTCCTCGCCCGCTTCACCTGGCAACGGGTCGCGGACGGTACCGAACAGGTCTACCGCCGGGTGGCGGTCCGACACGAACTGCCGAGGGAGGTGGCGTGA
- a CDS encoding SIS domain-containing protein translates to MTVHPPVVGHCDELLEAMGAFRASAHITERWGERLAAVLTGGGRLLAAGNGGSAAQAQHLTAELVGRYQHDRPAFSAIALHADTSSTTAIANDYGVDQVFARQVRAHGRPGDVLMLLSTSGASANLLSAADAARSAGLRVWALTGPAPNPLVAGSDEALCVTASSAATVQELHLVAVHMVCAAFDAVVEREAA, encoded by the coding sequence ATGACCGTGCACCCGCCCGTCGTCGGACACTGCGACGAACTCTTGGAGGCCATGGGCGCGTTCCGCGCCTCGGCCCACATCACCGAACGGTGGGGCGAGCGGCTGGCCGCCGTCCTCACCGGCGGCGGCCGGCTGCTGGCCGCGGGCAACGGCGGCAGCGCCGCCCAGGCCCAGCACCTCACCGCCGAACTCGTCGGCCGCTACCAGCACGACCGGCCGGCGTTCTCCGCGATCGCGCTGCACGCCGACACCTCCAGCACGACGGCCATCGCCAACGACTACGGCGTCGACCAGGTGTTCGCCCGCCAGGTCCGTGCCCACGGCCGCCCCGGCGACGTCCTGATGCTGCTGTCCACCAGCGGCGCCAGCGCCAACCTGCTGTCCGCCGCCGACGCGGCACGCTCGGCCGGCCTGCGCGTGTGGGCGCTGACCGGCCCGGCCCCCAACCCGCTCGTGGCGGGCAGCGACGAGGCCCTGTGCGTGACGGCATCCTCCGCGGCGACGGTCCAGGAACTCCACCTGGTGGCGGTGCACATGGTGTGCGCGGCCTTCGACGCGGTGGTGGAACGGGAGGCGGCATGA
- the rfaE2 gene encoding D-glycero-beta-D-manno-heptose 1-phosphate adenylyltransferase — translation MTGGWGQGPAGASGEDATGGSRGGRNGRTGRPADGARGKVRGGVRGGTREGGRGRAPLLVVGDALLDRDLAGLAERLAPDAPVPVVADCGQRLRPGGAALAAYLAARDGHDVTLVTGLGDDPASRELRRLLEPWLTLIPLPLSGPLSEKTRVLAQDRPVVRLDRGDGRVVEATDAACEAVRRAPAVLVSDYGRGAADALRGALAEHPPLVWDPHPRGGPPVRGTRLVSPSEQETYGLTEARAGREGDLRQAAQGAAALVRRWQVAAVAVTLGARGALLSYGEHPLLVPAPTVHSGDPCGAGDRFAATAAGLLADGALVGEAVEGAVAAASGFVGAGGAGALPAAEAAEGLPPADGDFGGAGDQGYPYALAARVRAAHGTVVAAGGCFDLLHAGHVGLLQAARRLGDCLVVCVNSDASVRRRKGEGRPVNPLADRVRVLRALGCVDAVAVFDEDTPERLLTELRPHIWVKGGDYAGAELPEATLLEKWGGQAVLLPYLDGRSSTALLTRVTGGAR, via the coding sequence ATGACGGGCGGGTGGGGCCAGGGCCCGGCGGGAGCGTCCGGAGAGGACGCGACCGGCGGCTCGCGGGGCGGCCGCAACGGCCGGACGGGAAGGCCGGCCGACGGCGCCAGGGGCAAGGTGCGCGGGGGCGTACGAGGCGGCACGCGAGAGGGCGGGCGCGGCAGGGCCCCGCTGCTCGTCGTCGGTGACGCGCTGCTGGACCGCGACCTCGCCGGTCTCGCCGAGCGGCTCGCGCCCGACGCGCCCGTGCCGGTCGTCGCCGACTGCGGGCAGCGGCTGCGGCCGGGCGGCGCCGCCCTCGCCGCGTACCTCGCCGCACGCGACGGCCACGACGTCACGCTCGTCACCGGGCTGGGCGACGACCCCGCCAGCCGCGAGCTGCGGCGGCTCCTGGAACCCTGGCTGACCCTGATCCCGCTCCCGCTGAGCGGACCGCTGTCCGAGAAGACCCGCGTCCTCGCCCAGGACCGTCCCGTCGTCCGCCTGGACCGGGGTGACGGCCGGGTGGTGGAGGCCACCGACGCGGCGTGCGAGGCGGTCCGCCGCGCACCCGCCGTCCTGGTCTCCGACTACGGCCGCGGCGCCGCCGACGCCCTGCGGGGCGCCCTGGCCGAACACCCGCCCCTGGTCTGGGACCCGCACCCGCGCGGGGGCCCGCCGGTGCGCGGCACGCGACTGGTCTCGCCCTCGGAGCAGGAGACGTACGGCCTCACGGAGGCCAGGGCCGGCCGGGAAGGGGATCTGCGCCAGGCCGCCCAAGGGGCCGCGGCCCTCGTCCGGCGCTGGCAGGTCGCCGCCGTCGCGGTGACCCTCGGCGCCAGGGGCGCCCTGCTGTCGTACGGGGAGCATCCACTGCTCGTGCCCGCGCCGACGGTGCACTCCGGCGATCCGTGCGGCGCGGGGGACCGGTTCGCCGCGACGGCGGCCGGGCTGCTCGCCGACGGCGCGCTGGTCGGCGAGGCCGTCGAGGGTGCCGTGGCCGCCGCGAGCGGATTCGTCGGCGCGGGCGGCGCGGGGGCGCTGCCGGCCGCGGAGGCGGCCGAGGGCCTCCCGCCCGCCGACGGAGACTTCGGCGGCGCCGGTGACCAGGGCTACCCGTACGCCCTGGCCGCCCGCGTCCGTGCCGCGCACGGCACCGTCGTCGCGGCGGGCGGCTGCTTCGACCTCCTGCACGCCGGCCATGTCGGACTGCTCCAGGCGGCCCGGCGGCTCGGCGACTGCCTGGTCGTCTGCGTCAACTCGGACGCGTCGGTACGGCGGCGCAAGGGCGAGGGCCGCCCGGTCAACCCGCTCGCCGACCGGGTCCGCGTGCTGCGCGCGCTCGGCTGCGTCGACGCGGTCGCCGTCTTCGACGAGGACACCCCCGAACGCCTCCTCACCGAACTCCGGCCCCACATCTGGGTCAAGGGCGGCGACTACGCCGGCGCCGAGCTCCCCGAGGCGACGCTGCTGGAGAAATGGGGCGGCCAGGCGGTCCTCCTGCCGTATCTCGACGGCCGCTCCTCGACGGCCTTGCTGACCCGGGTGACGGGCGGGGCACGATGA